One window of the Pieris brassicae chromosome 2, ilPieBrab1.1, whole genome shotgun sequence genome contains the following:
- the LOC123720201 gene encoding protein FAM161A, giving the protein MHRCSVFKNSCVRVPVDPWSKMPKTAYERNDKSLNEQSIDSSTTISMAGDNIDTKKLKEFYHSIPDYNDINHLPANEFYLTLKSLREKKKMMLGIAIENIDYDKVCGTMIDDCTIQSTKCDIPLKKNLIANRRASVEYTGRECVKHRARKTNVNSYTIEVKRDDGPAKKDLILKGSNKKYRPKRNQSACSISWHDDKIENKSEVDEKFDTFFHTEDTNAIINDEFKTQSMPSSPLRSNRAGSKHRNVTIPKPFKMTERDEEERIVNELRSLQKSFSEDMLNRKSAKKQFKARPVPIESRIPLYDKILEDQAMRRAITKINSEAELKAQMKPFSFTKREENGSGVCDRAVQAMPKCKKKKKFRARAVPKNLFSNYFYDKIKEDNFFRSMNRRIRAEEMLRNASFPGSMALRERSRLSTPAAHSDLPIDPSPGPGVASVSSGDLRSASPTKGRRKLTKNFITTSPQPFRFNTASRADKKMKEIERIYRDKSDSTSQQCGSEPAKAYSALDLNTAAVGRSNLAALLRAEAVRRKFDIEAAQRISEQRRKHESKYRDRLLRTKPAWHLVKNNHEEDIAIRLQTRRDEERLRREEFLHEMELMYGRVRQQPMLFERYYAPRPPNTPIDFTQLSPRKSPKKKNLRKKSSCRSSDIEDNLMKYLEKIDNKVFEGSDGMCSSGRV; this is encoded by the exons ATGCACCGATgtagtgtttttaaaaactcaTGTGTTCGAGTTCCTGTCGACCCTTGGAGTAAAATGCCAAAAACTGCATACGAGCGAAACGACAAATCTCTGAATGAGCAATCTATTGATTCATCGACTACCATTTCTATGGCTGGCGACAATATTGATACtaagaaattaaaagaattttacCATAGTATACCGgattataatgatattaatCATTTACCGGCCaatgagttttatttaactcTTAAGTCGTTGcgagaaaagaaaaaaatgatgTTGGGTATTGCTATAGAGAACATTGACTACGATAAAGTTTGTGGAACGATGATTGATGACTGTACAATACAATCAACAAAATGTGATATTCCactaaagaaaaatttaattgcgAATCGCCGTGCAAGTGTTGAATATACAGGTAGAGAATGCGTAAAACACCGAGCAAGGAAAACTAATGTTAATTCTTATACTATTGAAGTTAAAAGGGATGATGGCCCAGCGAAAAAAGATTTGATATTAAAAGGgagtaacaaaaaatatcgtCCTAAAAGAAATCAATCAGCTTGCTCAATTTCATGGCACGACGATAAAATCGAGAACAAGAGTGAAGTTGATGAaaaatttgatacattttttcaTACGGAAGATACTAATGCCATAATTAACGACGAATTTAAAACGCAGAGCATGCCATCCAGTCCATTGAGATCAAACCGTGCTGGAAGCAAACACCGAAACGTTACCATACCTAAGCCATTTAAAATGACTGAAAg GGATGAAGAGGAACGCATTGTGAATGAACTTCGAAGCTtacaaaaatcattttcaGAAGACATGTTGAACCGGAAGTCAGCGAAAAAACAGTTTAAGGCACGTCCGGTACCCATCGAATCCCGGATACCATTATATGATAAGATTTTAGAAGACCAAGCTATGAG ACGAGcgataactaaaattaacagCGAAGCGGAGCTGAAGGCCCAAATGAAACCTTTCAGTTTTACAAAAAGGGAAGAAAATGGAAGCGGTGTCTGTGACAGGGCGGTTCAGGCTATGCCAAAAtgcaaaaagaaaaagaaattcaGGGCTCGAGCAGTACCAAAGAATTTATTCTCCAACTATTTTTATGACAAAATTAAAGAGGATAATTTTTTTCG atcAATGAATCGTcgtataagagctgaagaaaTGTTGCGCAATGCCAGTTTTCCTGGAAGTATGGCCCTGCGAGAACGGAGTAGATTGTCTACTCCAGCTGCCCATAGTGATCTACCCATCGATCCATCCCCAGGACCGGGTGTTGCTTCAGTGTCTTCAGGTGATCTAAGATCAGCAAGTCCGACAAAAGGGCGCCGAAAATTGACAAAGAACTTCATCACAACTAGTCCACAACCATTTCGATTCAATACGGCTAGTAGGGCTgataaaaag atgaaGGAAATAGAAAGAATTTATCGAGACAAATCGGATAGCACAAGTCAGCAGTGTGGTTCCGAGCCGGCAAAGGCCTATTCAGCGTTGGATTTGAATACTGCAGCAGTTGGTAGATCTAATTTAGCAGCGTTATTGCGAGCTGAGGCTGTACGGAGAAAATTTGACATAGAAGCTGCGCAGCGAATCTCTGAACAACGAAGAAAACATGAATCGAAATACAGGGATCGGTTGTTGAGGACTAAGCCAGCCTGGCATCTTGTGaaaaataa CCACGAAGAGGACATAGCAATAAGATTGCAAACTCGGAGAGATGAAGAGCGTCTTCGAAGGGAGGAGTTTCTGCATGAAATGGAATTAATGTATGGTCGAGTTCGGCAACAGCCCATGCTTTTTGAGAGGTATTACGCCCCCCGACCTCCAAATACACCAATTGATTTCACCCAGCTATCTCCAAGGAAGAGtccaaaaaagaaaaatctacGAAAGAAGAGCTCTTGTAGATCGTCCGACATTGAAGATAATCTTATGAAGTATTTAGAGaaaattgataataaagtttttgagGGCTCTGATGGTATGTGCAGCTCTGGTCgagtttaa
- the LOC123719993 gene encoding CLIP domain-containing serine protease 2-like yields MILKIIPKTLINMYKVCSLWILLLTLSTCLSEDILDKPCQRINLKGYCKLFVSCKFAMDLLKKYNDTQLETLLSCGRINIVPVVCCPTPDGLPTEKVPETDESVIHFQQEEITTFLPPRSTTTTRTLARRPVSPNPTILPSRKVCGKQAIEDRIVGGEIASLHDFPWIVRLYFSDIGYACSGTLITNRHVITAAHCFNTQKKLISVRLGEWDSTIPVDCSDNRCSDPPEDRKVVQTIVHPNFNPRNDPIHDIAILVLDVPVNFTDFIKPACLPTTEYVASQDYTNDNSYMTAGWGITEYGSTSSKKRKLAINAVSYDICRAALNLDRDSRDPFVICAGGVKNKDSCQGDSGGPLIGQVIEDNEVNWYLFGITSTGSKYCGRPGIPGVYTRVSKYMPWIENHLSII; encoded by the exons atgatattgaaaataataccgAAAACATTGATAAATATGTACAAAGTGTGTTCGCTTTGGATTTTATTACTCACCTTGTCAACTTGTTTAAGTG AAGATATCCTGGATAAGCCATGTCAgcgaattaatttaaagggGTATTGCAAACTTTTTGTATCTTGTAAATTTGCAATGGATTTACTGAAGAAGTATAACGACACACAACTTGAGACTTTATTATCGTGTGGACGTATTAATATTGTGCCTGTG GTATGCTGTCCGACTCCAGATGGATTACCAACAGAGAAAGTGCCAGAGACAGACGAATCAGTAATTCATTTTCAACAAGAAGAAATCACAACATTTTTACCTCCAAGAAGTACAACTACAACTAGAACACTTGCAAGACGTCCGGTTAGCCCCAACCCTACAATATTACCATCTAGAAAAGTTTGTGGCAAACAAGCGATTGAAGACAGAATAGTGGGTGGAGAAATTGCATCACTGCATGATTTTCCTTGGATTGTTCGGCTTTATTTTAGCGATA ttggTTATGCTTGTTCTGGGACACTAATAACAAATCGGCATGTGATAACTGCAGCACATTGctttaatacacaaaaaaaact TATATCAGTTCGTCTTGGGGAATGGGATTCAACGATACCAGTCGATTGCAGTGACAATAGATGCAGCGATCCGCCTGAAGATAGAAAAGTAGTACAAACAATAGTACATCCTAACTTTAATCCACGCAACGATCCTATACATGATATAGCTATTTTAGTTTTGGATGTACCTGTTAACTTTACTg acTTTATTAAACCCGCGTGCCTACCAACAACTGAGTATGTTGCAAGTCAAGATTATACTAATGATAATTCTTACATGACAGCTGGGTGGGGAATTACAGAGTATG GTAGCACTTCAAGTAAGAAACGCAAGCTGGCCATAAACGCTGTATCTTACGATATATGTCGTGCGGCGTTAAATTTGGATCGTGATTCGAGAGATCCTTTTGTAATCTGCGCTGGAGGAGTTAAAAACAAGGACAGCTGTCAAGGGGACTCTGGAGGGCCCCTTATTGGACAAGTAATTGAAGATAATGAAGTAAACTGGTACCTATTTGGAATTACAAGTACGGGTTCGAAGTATTGCGGCCGTCCAGGTATTCCTGGTGTCTATACAAGGGTATCGAAATATATGCCTTGGATCGAAAACCATTTatcgataatttaa
- the LOC123719994 gene encoding CLIP domain-containing serine protease 2-like has product MYIKVKYLLCLVITYGSVIEEQRTDISNHPAWIELDQYDCGFSVADRIIGGLNASLGQFPWIIRIGYKIDGEDELDWLCGGALISDRHILTAAHCLQTAGEYEVSTIRLGEYNTETNPDCQLQVCAPPYQDRRMRTKRIHQNFNTPPFHNDIALILLDRPVELNDYVTPICLPRDEELADLKIGEILTVAGWGKMNMTTEERAKILQFVSIPIVKPETCETFGKGFKLSRSEICAGAQLNKDACGGDSGGPLMKVFDTLEGPKSFLMGVVSFGPTICGIRKPGVYASVPQFMKWILDNIEML; this is encoded by the exons atgtatattaaagttaaatatttattatgtttggtTATAACATACGGCAGTGTTATAG AAGAGCAGAGGACGGACATCTCTAACCATCCAGCTTGGATAGAACTTGACCAATACGATTGTGGTTTTAGCGTAGCTGATCGAATCATCGGAGGTTTAAATGCCTCTTTAGGTCAATTTCCTTGGATTATACGTATTGGTTATAAAA TTGATGGAGAAGATGAGCTAGATTGGTTGTGTGGTGGAGCCCTAATATCCGATCGACATATCCTTACAGCAGCTCACTGTCTACAAACCGCTGGGGAATATGAAGT atCGACCATACGTTTGGGTGAATATAACACGGAGACAAATCCGGATTGTCAGTTACAAGTGTGTGCACCCCCGTACCAAGATAGAAGAATGAGAACAAAGCGAATTCATCAGAACTTCAATACACCTCCCTTTCACAATGATATCGCTTTAATCCTTCTTGATAGACCAGTGGAGTTAAATG ATTATGTGACTCCAATATGTTTACCCAGAGACGAGGAATTAGCTGACTTAAAAATTGGTGAGATATTAACAGTGGCAGGATGGGGTAAAATGAACATGACGACAGAGGAACGcgcaaaaatattacaatttgtttCG ATCCCAATAGTAAAACCAGAAACTTGTGAGACTTTTGGTAAAGGCTTCAAACTGTCAAGATCAGAAATATGCGCAGGCGCACAATTAAATAAGGATGCCTGTGGTGGCGACTCAGGAGGTCCACTGATGAAG GTATTTGACACACTGGAAGGACCCAAAAGTTTTCTTATGGGTGTCGTGTCATTTGGCCCTACTATATGCGGAATAAGAAAACCTGGAGTGTATGCTTCTGTACCCCAATTTATGAAATGgattttagataatattgaaatgttatag